From the Spiroplasma alleghenense genome, one window contains:
- the rpsG gene encoding 30S ribosomal protein S7, which yields MRKHQAEKRDVLPDPVYNSKLVTRAVNKIMLDGKRGTAQGILYGAFDKIKAKTEQNPIDVFNKAIDNIQPHLELKVRRIGGANYQVPVEVSNERRVTLALRWLVNYSRLRNEKEMVDRLANEIIDASNATGGSVKKREDTHKMAEANKAFAHYRW from the coding sequence ATGAGAAAACATCAAGCCGAAAAAAGAGACGTTCTTCCTGATCCAGTCTACAACTCAAAATTAGTTACGCGTGCTGTAAATAAAATTATGTTAGATGGTAAAAGAGGAACTGCTCAAGGAATTCTTTATGGAGCTTTTGATAAAATTAAAGCTAAAACTGAACAAAATCCAATCGATGTCTTCAACAAAGCAATTGATAACATTCAACCACACTTAGAACTAAAAGTTCGTCGTATTGGGGGAGCTAACTATCAAGTGCCAGTTGAGGTAAGTAATGAACGTCGTGTAACACTTGCACTTCGTTGATTAGTAAACTACTCACGTTTAAGAAACGAAAAAGAAATGGTTGACCGTTTAGCAAATGAAATTATCGATGCTTCAAACGCAACTGGTGGTTCTGTTAAAAAACGTGAAGATACTCACAAAATGGCGGAAGCAAACAAAGCCTTTGCTCACTACCGTTGATAA
- a CDS encoding lipoprotein encodes MKKLLSILAALGIITTSTTGVVSCFEKPVKKMELNTENLDAWVREQKFEYVGEFYLFDDLNEEGNQEWVSLMEVFKDKIRNTIAEAMLKSFEYPEKELIDLYVRVSYSDYKEQINDQNRFKSGHEYKFKFDLDVNYLNSKETLEFKKLEFTFKQTNTLTKRDEISSKSLHYMLSNCDGYENKESNPFSWKYKSGEKELRELIKTGNTEEAKQVIEHKLDYYSTGKNSDKLPYKEIYFTSKVNEFKTREVIDGTDFMKITFTATSTFEKLNNQTEDWESTWII; translated from the coding sequence ATGAAAAAACTATTAAGCATACTGGCTGCTTTGGGGATAATAACAACATCAACAACTGGGGTAGTTTCTTGTTTTGAAAAACCAGTTAAAAAAATGGAATTAAATACCGAAAACTTAGATGCCTGAGTAAGGGAACAAAAATTCGAATATGTAGGAGAATTTTATTTATTTGACGATTTAAATGAGGAAGGAAACCAGGAATGAGTTTCTTTAATGGAGGTTTTTAAGGATAAAATAAGAAACACTATTGCAGAAGCAATGCTAAAATCATTTGAATATCCAGAAAAAGAATTAATAGACTTATATGTTCGTGTAAGTTACAGCGACTATAAAGAACAAATAAACGATCAGAACCGTTTTAAAAGTGGACATGAATATAAATTTAAATTTGATCTAGACGTCAACTATTTGAATAGTAAGGAAACCTTGGAATTCAAAAAGCTTGAATTTACTTTTAAACAGACCAATACACTTACAAAAAGGGATGAAATTAGTTCAAAATCTCTTCATTACATGTTAAGTAATTGTGACGGCTATGAAAATAAGGAAAGTAATCCATTTTCTTGAAAGTACAAAAGTGGGGAAAAAGAATTGAGAGAGCTTATAAAAACTGGCAATACTGAAGAAGCAAAACAAGTGATAGAACATAAACTAGACTACTATTCAACCGGAAAGAATTCAGATAAATTACCTTATAAGGAAATTTATTTCACCTCAAAAGTTAATGAATTTAAAACTAGAGAAGTAATTGATGGAACAGATTTTATGAAGATTACTTTTACAGCCACATCAACATTTGAAAAATTAAATAACCAAACTGAGGATTGAGAATCTACTTGAATTATTTAG
- a CDS encoding lipoprotein, which yields MKKLLSVLAALGLVTTSTTGVVSCFETPVKKMDLNTENLDAWVKEQKFEYIGEFYFFDGVEGESKEWLWLDSRIAEKIKNVISEMMLKSFEYPQNEVLNIKVSVDYDDLIEKINSEKPFKSGQKYIFKFDLKIKNIIDGKIYEYKDIDFTFNQTKKIDRNGKIDSKTIHYMLSSYDHGYENDENNPFSWKYKPDQKELKSLIKDGKIEEAKLKIKDDLDLYSDEYDASLGLPYEELLFTSKVNEFKTREIIDGTDFMKITFTATSTFDKLDGQTEDWESTWII from the coding sequence ATGAAAAAACTATTGAGCGTATTGGCTGCTTTGGGGCTAGTGACAACATCAACAACTGGAGTAGTTTCTTGTTTTGAAACACCAGTTAAAAAAATGGATTTGAATACCGAAAACTTAGATGCTTGAGTAAAAGAACAAAAATTTGAATATATAGGAGAATTTTATTTTTTTGACGGTGTAGAAGGAGAAAGTAAAGAATGGTTGTGATTGGATTCTAGAATTGCAGAAAAAATAAAAAATGTTATATCGGAAATGATGCTTAAATCTTTTGAATATCCACAAAATGAAGTTTTAAACATAAAGGTGTCGGTAGATTATGATGATTTAATAGAAAAAATTAATAGCGAGAAACCTTTTAAAAGTGGTCAAAAATACATATTTAAATTTGATCTAAAAATTAAAAATATTATTGACGGTAAAATTTATGAATATAAAGACATTGATTTTACTTTTAATCAAACAAAAAAAATAGACAGAAATGGTAAAATTGATTCAAAAACAATTCACTATATGTTAAGTAGTTATGATCATGGGTATGAAAATGATGAAAATAACCCATTTTCTTGGAAATATAAACCCGATCAAAAAGAATTAAAATCATTAATAAAGGATGGTAAAATTGAGGAAGCAAAGTTAAAAATAAAAGATGACTTAGATTTATATTCTGATGAATACGATGCAAGTCTAGGACTTCCTTATGAGGAACTTCTCTTCACCTCAAAAGTTAATGAATTTAAAACTAGAGAAATAATTGATGGTACTGATTTTATGAAGATTACTTTTACAGCCACATCAACCTTTGATAAGTTAGATGGTCAAACCGAAGATTGAGAATCTACTTGAATTATTTAA
- the rpsL gene encoding 30S ribosomal protein S12, which yields MPTINQLVRKPRKAKTWKTKAPALNRGVNTLLKKVTKVSSPQKRGVCTRVATMTPKKPNSALRKYARVRLTNGMEVTAYIPGEGHNLQEHSVVLIRGGRVKDLPGVRYHIVRGTLDTTGVNGRMQSRSLYGTKRPKEKK from the coding sequence ATGCCAACAATTAACCAATTAGTAAGAAAGCCTCGTAAGGCTAAAACTTGAAAAACTAAAGCGCCGGCTTTGAACCGTGGAGTTAATACTTTGTTAAAAAAAGTAACTAAAGTTTCTTCGCCTCAAAAACGTGGGGTTTGTACCCGTGTTGCTACAATGACACCTAAAAAACCCAACTCAGCGTTACGTAAGTACGCAAGGGTTCGTTTAACTAACGGAATGGAAGTAACTGCTTATATTCCTGGAGAAGGACATAACCTACAAGAACATAGTGTTGTTTTAATTCGTGGGGGAAGGGTAAAAGACTTACCTGGGGTTCGTTACCATATCGTTCGTGGTACTCTAGATACAACTGGAGTAAACGGAAGAATGCAATCGCGTTCACTATACGGAACAAAACGTCCAAAAGAAAAAAAATAG
- a CDS encoding IS3 family transposase, with the protein MWNFKKAPWILQVNRRQKVEFIREELKDHKLKILLEVCELKRSYWNRFKNKDWTIIKDQFHIDTLWKIFKENKEQFGYRQLTKFTNEYYESIGLPRINHKKVLRIMKEQGIISKYVRKYIYKRRKAKVNKIWDFPDLVKRKYNIQKELTVLYTDVTYLVLNGKRMYQSTIIDACTKQIIDFQISKFNDLKLVLDNFNAAVIRIKKINSSTNGIIIHSDHGSQYISNAYKNRCHAEGIKISMGRVGQCSDNVVIESFHALLKKGTIHNNEYTDINAYVTDVIDWNNWYIFKKNKKLIEIFQ; encoded by the coding sequence ATATGAAATTTTAAAAAAGCTCCATGAATTCTACAAGTCAACAGAAGACAAAAAGTAGAATTCATTCGTGAGGAATTAAAAGATCATAAGTTAAAAATTTTACTTGAAGTTTGTGAATTAAAGCGTTCTTATTGAAATCGTTTCAAAAATAAAGACTGAACGATTATTAAAGATCAATTTCATATTGATACGCTTTGAAAAATTTTTAAAGAAAACAAGGAACAGTTTGGTTACAGACAATTAACCAAATTTACTAACGAATACTACGAATCAATTGGTTTACCAAGAATTAATCATAAAAAAGTACTTAGAATTATGAAAGAACAAGGAATTATTTCAAAATATGTCAGGAAATATATTTACAAAAGACGAAAAGCTAAAGTAAATAAAATTTGAGATTTTCCAGACTTGGTTAAAAGAAAATATAATATTCAAAAGGAACTTACAGTTTTATATACAGATGTAACATACTTAGTTTTAAATGGAAAAAGAATGTATCAATCAACAATTATTGATGCTTGTACAAAACAAATAATAGATTTTCAAATTTCTAAATTTAACGATTTAAAATTGGTTTTAGATAATTTTAATGCTGCAGTGATTAGAATAAAAAAAATTAATTCTAGCACAAACGGAATTATAATTCATTCTGACCACGGATCACAATATATCTCAAATGCTTACAAAAATAGATGTCATGCAGAAGGGATCAAAATTTCTATGGGAAGAGTCGGTCAATGTAGTGATAACGTTGTAATTGAAAGCTTTCACGCTCTTTTAAAGAAAGGAACAATTCATAATAATGAATATACAGATATTAATGCCTACGTTACTGATGTCATTGATTGAAATAACTGATATATATTTAAAAAAAATAAAAAGCTTATTGAAATTTTTCAATAA
- the fusA gene encoding elongation factor G encodes MPRQFSLEKTRNFGIMAHIDAGKTTTTERILFHTGKIHKIGETHEGASQMDWMAQEQERGITITSAATTAFWRDLRFNIIDTPGHVDFTVEVERSLRVLDGAVAVLDGQSGVEPQTETVWRQATTYKVPRIVFVNKMDKTGADFIYSVKSIGDRLGAKASPIQLPIGAEDAFDGIIDLVEMKAYHFDGKAEEIAKEIEIPADLKDQAAQLRNQLIESAVEYDEALMEKFLDGKELTVAEIKQAIRKGVLSAEFFPVLAGSAFKNKGVKLLLDAVTDYLPSPLDVPAIKGILPNGQESERKADDKEPFSALAFKIMTDPFVGKLTFFRVYSGVLNKGSYVLNATKDKKERVGRLLKMHANDREEIEEVYAGDIAAAVGLKDTTTGDTLTDEKHEIILESMVFPEPVINLALEPKTKADQEKMGIALNKLSEEDPTFRTFTDEETGQTIIAGMGELHLDIIVDRMRREFKVETNVGAPQVSYRETIKASTRAEGKYVKQSGGRGQYGHVVIDFEPNHDKGFEWVDKIVGGKISKEYINAAKAGLQNALQNGVIAGYPMIDVKATIVDGSYHDVDSNEMAYKIAASLALKEAAKRVQPVLLEPIMSVEVTIPDEYYGDVMGNISSKRGLIEGSEQRGNAQTVKSKVPLSEMFGYATELRSFTQGRGNYTMQFSHYNEAPKSIAEEIIKKAGK; translated from the coding sequence ATGCCAAGACAATTTAGTCTAGAAAAAACACGTAATTTTGGTATTATGGCCCACATTGATGCGGGTAAAACTACTACCACAGAACGTATTTTATTCCATACTGGTAAAATTCATAAAATTGGTGAAACTCATGAAGGAGCTTCACAAATGGACTGAATGGCACAAGAACAAGAACGTGGAATCACAATTACTTCAGCAGCTACCACAGCTTTTTGAAGAGATTTGCGTTTTAACATTATTGATACTCCTGGTCACGTGGACTTTACTGTTGAAGTAGAACGTTCATTGCGTGTCTTGGATGGGGCGGTTGCTGTATTAGATGGTCAAAGTGGGGTAGAACCTCAAACTGAAACTGTTTGAAGACAAGCAACAACTTACAAAGTACCAAGAATTGTTTTTGTTAACAAAATGGATAAAACCGGAGCTGACTTTATCTACTCAGTTAAATCAATTGGAGATCGTTTAGGAGCAAAAGCTTCACCAATCCAATTACCAATCGGAGCAGAAGATGCTTTTGATGGTATTATTGACTTAGTAGAAATGAAAGCTTATCATTTTGACGGAAAAGCTGAAGAAATTGCAAAAGAAATTGAAATTCCAGCTGATTTAAAAGATCAAGCTGCTCAATTACGTAATCAATTAATTGAATCAGCAGTTGAATATGACGAAGCCTTAATGGAAAAATTCCTTGATGGAAAAGAACTAACAGTTGCTGAAATTAAACAAGCAATTCGTAAAGGGGTTCTATCAGCTGAATTCTTCCCAGTACTTGCAGGTTCAGCATTCAAAAATAAAGGGGTTAAACTTTTATTAGATGCTGTAACTGATTATTTACCATCACCATTAGATGTTCCTGCAATTAAAGGAATTCTACCAAATGGACAAGAATCTGAACGTAAAGCTGATGACAAAGAACCATTCTCTGCATTAGCATTCAAAATTATGACAGATCCATTTGTTGGTAAACTAACTTTCTTTAGAGTTTACTCAGGAGTACTAAATAAAGGAAGTTATGTATTAAACGCTACAAAAGATAAAAAAGAACGTGTTGGACGTTTATTAAAAATGCATGCCAATGACCGTGAAGAAATCGAAGAAGTTTACGCTGGGGATATCGCCGCAGCGGTTGGACTAAAAGATACTACTACTGGGGATACTTTAACTGATGAAAAACATGAAATCATTTTAGAATCAATGGTTTTCCCAGAACCAGTTATTAACCTAGCTTTAGAACCAAAAACTAAAGCTGACCAAGAAAAAATGGGAATTGCTCTGAATAAACTTTCAGAAGAAGATCCAACATTTAGAACATTTACTGATGAAGAAACTGGACAAACAATCATCGCTGGAATGGGTGAATTACACCTTGACATCATCGTTGATCGTATGCGTCGTGAATTCAAAGTTGAAACTAATGTTGGGGCTCCACAAGTTTCATACCGTGAAACTATTAAAGCTTCAACTAGAGCTGAAGGTAAATATGTAAAACAATCAGGGGGTCGTGGACAATACGGTCACGTTGTGATTGACTTTGAACCAAACCATGATAAAGGATTTGAATGAGTTGATAAAATTGTTGGGGGTAAAATCTCAAAAGAATATATTAACGCTGCCAAAGCTGGTTTACAAAACGCTCTACAAAACGGGGTTATCGCTGGATACCCAATGATCGATGTAAAAGCAACTATTGTTGATGGTTCATACCATGATGTCGATTCAAATGAAATGGCTTATAAAATTGCTGCATCTTTAGCTTTAAAAGAGGCTGCAAAACGAGTACAACCAGTATTATTAGAACCAATTATGTCAGTTGAAGTTACAATTCCTGACGAATACTACGGAGATGTAATGGGTAACATTTCATCAAAACGTGGTTTAATTGAGGGAAGTGAACAGCGCGGAAACGCACAAACTGTTAAATCAAAAGTTCCATTAAGTGAAATGTTTGGTTATGCAACAGAATTACGTTCATTTACTCAAGGACGTGGTAACTATACAATGCAA
- a CDS encoding lipoprotein gives MKKLLSTLAALGLVATSTTGVVSCFETPVKKMELNSKNLDAWVKEQKFEYVGEFYFFDGVVGDKDEWPLLSNIIGYKIKNVISEMMFKSFEYPGNEVLNIRVSDDYKDFKEKINSEKPFKSGQEYKFKFDLKITNILGGETHEYKDIEFTFNQTKKIDRNEKLDSKTIHYMLSNYDRGYENDKGNPFSWKYQSSQKKLKSLIKEGKTEEAKALIKEELDLYSTEKSAFRLPYKEFYFTSEVNEFTTREIIDGTDFMKITFTATSTFYNLDGKTEDWESTWII, from the coding sequence ATGAAAAAACTATTAAGCACATTGGCTGCTTTAGGGCTAGTAGCAACGTCAACAACTGGGGTAGTTTCTTGTTTTGAAACTCCAGTTAAAAAAATGGAATTAAATTCCAAAAACTTAGATGCCTGAGTAAAAGAGCAAAAATTTGAATATGTAGGAGAATTTTATTTTTTCGATGGGGTGGTAGGCGACAAAGATGAATGACCATTATTAAGTAATATCATTGGGTATAAAATAAAAAATGTTATATCAGAAATGATGTTTAAATCATTTGAATATCCAGGCAACGAGGTTTTGAACATAAGAGTTTCAGACGATTATAAAGATTTTAAGGAAAAAATTAATAGCGAAAAACCTTTTAAAAGTGGTCAAGAATATAAATTTAAATTTGATTTAAAAATCACAAATATATTAGGTGGAGAAACCCATGAATATAAAGACATTGAATTTACTTTTAATCAAACAAAAAAAATAGATAGAAACGAAAAACTAGATTCAAAAACCATTCACTATATGCTAAGTAACTATGATCGCGGGTATGAAAATGATAAAGGTAACCCGTTTTCTTGGAAATATCAATCTAGTCAAAAAAAATTGAAATCATTAATTAAGGAAGGTAAAACTGAAGAAGCAAAAGCATTAATAAAGGAGGAATTAGATTTATATTCTACAGAAAAATCAGCGTTCCGTTTACCTTATAAGGAATTTTATTTTACCTCAGAAGTTAACGAATTTACAACTAGAGAAATAATTGATGGTACTGATTTTATGAAAATAACTTTTACAGCCACATCAACTTTTTATAATTTAGATGGTAAAACTGAAGATTGAGAATCTACTTGAATTATTTAG
- a CDS encoding DEAD/DEAH box helicase, whose protein sequence is MNFNEINLKPQIQKALARHNLTVATEIQEKTIPVALENKDIIGKSQTGTGKTAAFLLPILERITPNVNFVQAIIVTPTRELSLQVLDKVRDLSMYLEGITSTGVTGGANIARQIQALKRTNIVVGTPGRITDLLNRKVLKLDQVRTVVLDEADEMLKMGFKQDIDNLFSVVPNEHQTLLFSATMNKQVIEIANKYLKDPVEISVERTALSGANIKQYFIDTKTHNKEDALVAIYNKIKPELSIIFANTKSQTEEISNLLYKNGVRSFVINGDKRQSERNRALKAFKTSATKVLVATDVAARGIDVPGIDYVINYDLPHDHEYYIHRIGRTARAGSNGNSISLVGNRNNFFHLKDLEKYQNKEIEKMDIESWELPIVERRSGGGSSRSGGFRGSSNGGGSSNGGGSSRSGGFRGSSNGGGSSRSFSDSSRSSGPRKDGFSGERSFTKSADFGASGFDKGGAGKDRRKRDFGAGKAKKSFGSSKSKSKSNWN, encoded by the coding sequence ATGAATTTTAATGAAATAAATTTAAAACCACAAATTCAAAAAGCCCTTGCACGTCATAATTTAACTGTTGCAACCGAGATTCAAGAAAAAACAATACCAGTAGCTTTGGAAAACAAAGATATTATTGGTAAATCTCAAACAGGAACCGGAAAGACAGCGGCTTTTTTATTACCAATCCTTGAAAGAATAACTCCAAATGTTAATTTTGTTCAAGCAATCATCGTTACACCAACAAGAGAGTTGTCACTACAAGTCCTTGATAAAGTACGCGATTTATCAATGTATTTAGAAGGTATTACTTCAACAGGAGTTACCGGAGGAGCAAATATTGCTCGCCAGATTCAAGCCTTAAAGAGAACCAATATTGTTGTTGGTACTCCAGGAAGAATCACAGATCTATTAAACAGAAAAGTATTAAAACTTGACCAAGTAAGAACTGTTGTATTAGATGAAGCAGACGAAATGCTTAAAATGGGATTCAAACAAGATATTGACAATTTGTTTAGCGTAGTTCCAAATGAACACCAGACTTTATTATTTTCAGCAACCATGAACAAACAAGTTATTGAAATTGCTAATAAATACCTAAAAGATCCCGTTGAAATCTCAGTTGAGAGAACAGCTTTAAGTGGAGCTAATATTAAACAGTACTTTATTGATACAAAAACACACAACAAAGAAGATGCTTTAGTAGCTATTTATAACAAAATTAAGCCAGAATTAAGCATTATTTTTGCAAATACTAAGTCTCAAACTGAGGAAATTAGTAATTTACTATATAAAAACGGAGTTAGAAGCTTTGTTATTAATGGTGACAAACGTCAAAGTGAGAGAAATCGCGCTTTAAAAGCTTTTAAAACATCAGCAACTAAAGTATTGGTAGCAACTGATGTTGCTGCTCGTGGAATTGATGTTCCTGGTATTGACTATGTTATTAACTATGACTTACCTCACGATCACGAATATTACATTCACCGAATCGGAAGAACAGCTCGTGCTGGTTCAAACGGTAATTCAATTTCACTAGTTGGAAATAGAAATAACTTCTTCCATTTAAAAGATTTAGAGAAATACCAAAACAAAGAAATCGAAAAAATGGATATCGAAAGCTGAGAACTACCAATTGTTGAAAGACGCAGTGGTGGAGGTTCATCAAGAAGTGGTGGATTTAGAGGTTCATCAAATGGTGGAGGTTCATCAAATGGTGGAGGTTCATCAAGAAGTGGTGGATTTAGAGGTTCATCAAATGGTGGAGGTTCATCAAGAAGTTTTTCAGATAGCAGCCGTAGTTCAGGACCAAGAAAAGACGGCTTTTCAGGAGAAAGATCATTTACAAAATCAGCAGATTTTGGAGCATCTGGATTCGATAAGGGCGGAGCAGGAAAAGATCGTCGCAAACGTGATTTTGGAGCAGGAAAAGCTAAAAAAAGCTTTGGTAGCAGTAAATCAAAAAGCAAATCAAACTGAAATTAA